The Candidatus Eisenbacteria bacterium DNA segment GCTGTCCGGTGATCCCCGACACGCTTTCGAGCGTGCCGCGGCTCGGCGCGGTCGCCTTTTGTTGCATCAGTCCGAACAAGCTCCGGCCGCTGGCGATCAGCTCACCGGCTTCCACGCTCGATCCGATCGGACGCACCAGAGACTCGGGGACCTTGGCGGGATCGATCGCGAGCTTGGCGGCGATGTTGACGGTCTGCACGTTGCCCGGAAGCTCGGTGCGGGCGACGATCGTCTTCGCGCTCACATGCTCGGAGGCCTTCACGAGCACCTGACCCTTGAGCGGAAGCCGGCGCTCCCGTCGCAGGACGGCGTGCTCGGTGACCTTCAGTCCCGGCGTGTATGCGTGCGCCAATCAGACCTCCCGCGCGTACATGCCGAGGGCCTGGTTCCAGGCGCGCAGCGCGGCGATGCGCTCGGCGGGCGTGCCCGGCAGCGCGAACGGGCGGCGGCCGCGGGTGTCCACGATGAGGCCGACCACCCCGCCCGGAATCCGCGCCTCCAGCGACTTGCCCTTCCCGGCGCCGAGGTCGAAACCGCGTTCGGGAACCGCGGTGATACGCGCCTCCCCTTCGGCCGGGAGCGGAAGCAGCGCCATCTCTCCGAACGGCACGCGGCGGTTGACGGGCGCGCCGGCGGAGGCGACTTCGACGGTCACACAGGGATGCCCCTGCTTGCCCCCGCCCAGGGGGGCGAGCACGGCGCCGAGGCGGATCAGGCAGTCGCGCTCGAACACCTCGGCCGCGGCCTGCTCGTGCACGGTGGAGAGCACCCCGAGCTGGGGCGCCATGAAGATGCTGTCGACCGCGAGCTGGGTCAGGCCCTCGGGCAGGAAGGCGTCGATCATCATCATCGCCGCCTGCACGCGGCGCGGCGCGTGCGACAGCACCCCGCCGGATCCCACCAGCAAACCGAGGTCGAGCAGATTCACGAGCGTGGCCCCGCTCTGCGATTGCGCCATGATGTCGGAGATGGTGCGCTCGGTCTGCACGCCCTTGAGGCCGGTGGCCAGCATCTTGTGCTGGTCGAAGGCCAGGCGCAGGGCCTCCCTCGAGATCGCCTGCTCGATCACCAGATCTTCGAGGGTCTGCGGGATCGTGGTGGGCCGGATCATCTTGTTCTTGATCCGGTTGCGCAGCTCGAGCTCGTCGACGTCGAAGGGCACCCAGCGCAGGATGTTGTCGATGCCCGCTTCGGCCATGACGTTCGACACCGAATAGCTCATGCCGAGGTTGGCGGAGACGGTGCGGTTGAAGACCTCCTGGAACACCGAGAACACGTCGGTCGTGGCGCCACCGATGTCGACGCCGACCACCGACAGGCGATCGCGCTTCGCCACCTTCTCGATGATGATTCCGACCGCGCCCGGCGTCGGCATGATCGGCACGGGGCTCATCCCCATCAGCTTCTTGTATCCGGGTGCATGCGCCATCACGTGCTCCATGAACAGCTCGTGGATGGCGTCGCGCGCGGGACCCAAATTCTCACGCTCGAGCGCGGGCCGCAGGTTGGGCACCACCGACAAGGCGGTCCGGCCGCCCAGCGTGTCCTGCACCATGGAGGCCGCGTCGCGATTACCGGCGTAGATCACCGGCAGCTCGTAGCCGGCGCCGAGGCGCGCCTTGGGATCGGCCGCGGCGAGGATCTCGGCCATCTCCACCACGCGCTTGGTGTCGCCGCCGTCGGTCCCGCCGGAGAGCAGGATCATGTCGGGGCGAAGCTGCCGCAACCGCCGGATCTTCTCGTGCGGCCGCCGTCCGTCGTTCAGCGCGATCACATCCATCACGATCGCGCCGGCGCCGAGCGCCGCGCGCTGGGCGCTCTCGCCCGTCATCTGCAGCACCAGCCCCGACACCATCATCTGGAGCCCGCCGCCGGCGCTCGACGTCGTGACGTAGAGGTCGACGCCCTGATCGCCTTGCTGCGGAGTGATGATCCGGTCGCCGTCGAGAATGCGCCGTCCCGCCAGCTCTTCCACCTCGCGCACCGCATTGAGCACGCCGCGAGTCACGTCCTCGAAGGGCGCCTCGACCGTGGTCGGCGCCTCGCCGCGCACCACCAGCCGGAAATGATCTCCGCGCTTCTCGATCAGGATCGCCTTGGTGGTCGTGGATCCGCAGTCGGTGGCGAGGATGGAGCGGATGGACTCGGGGCGGATCTCCATGGGCGAGTGGCTCAACCTCGCGCTTCGGGTGGCGTCCTGGCGGCGCCGGCCTTGGCCGCCTGGCGCGCCAGCCGGGCGTCGTCGGCGTGGCGCTCGATGCTCTGGATCAGGGCCTCGACCGCCTCGCGGCGCTCGATGAGCTGCGCAAAGCGGCGATAGTCGGGGAACGAGAACACCGTCTGGATGAACGGCTCGAAGAAGATCAGCGCCTGACCGGCGAGCAGCGAGAGCGGCTTCCCGCTCTCGAGCGTGAGAATGGCGGGCAGCTCCATGCGCAGCTCGACCACGCGCGCGGCGAGGCGGTCGAGCAGGCCGCGCTCGTCCTGCGTCAGCGTCTCAGAGGCCATGGCGCTCCAGGATCTGGTCCAGCGTTTCGCGGGCCGGCGCACCGGTGCCGGCGGGAAACGGCAGGAACAGCGCCCTGTAGGCGTCGAGCCAGTGCTGGCTCCGATAAGGCGAGAGCCAGACGCCGTCCGTCCGGCGCACCGCGCGGCGCAGCTGGTCCCACGCCCGGCGTTCGGCGAGCCAGCCGCTCTTCCGCACCACGCCGGACTCGTCGAGGCGGCACTGCACGGGAACGAATCCCGCCGCCAGCGTCGCCACACACACCACGCAGAGAATCAGCGTGGGGATGCCCGGCAATCCAAGCGAGGTCGCGAGCAGACAGCACGCGAGCGCCGCCACGAGCGCCGCGGCCGCCCGTCCGGGGCGATCCCGCCACGGGTTGTAGGACCACTCGAGCCACGATGTCGTCATGCGCGTGACGTCATCGCCTGTGCCGGGCTCGGCGCCGCCTTGGCGGCCTTCCAGTGAAGCTTGAGCTCCCGCGCGGCGCGGCCTTCGTCCAGCCGGCTGATCGGGGTCGTCAGCGGCGCATCGCGCAGCAAGTCGGGATTCTCGGCGGCCTCGCGCGCGATCCGCTCCATGGCTTCGGCGAAGTGATCGAGACGATCCAGCGTCTCGGTCTCGGTGGGCTCGATCATCAGCGCTTCTTCGACGATCAGCGGGAAGTACACGGTGGGCGCGTGCACGCCGAAGTCGAGCAGGCGCTTGGCGACGTCCAGGGTCTTGATGCCATGGGCCCGCAATCGCCGCCCCGAGAGCACGAATTCGTGCATGCACGCCTGCTCGTAGGGCAGCTCATAGCTCTTCTGCAGGCGCCGCATGAGGTAGTTGGCGTTGAGGATCGCGGTGCGGCTCACCTGGCGCAGCCCCTCGGGCCCCAGGCTCGAGAGGTAGACGAGCGCGCGCACCAGGATGCCGAAGTTGCCGTGGAACGAGTGGATTCGGCCAATGGTCTGCGGCCGGTCGTGAATCCACCGCAGCATGCCGTCGCTCTCGTGGAGGACGGGAGTGGGCAGGAACGGCTCGAGGTGCTTCGCCACCGCGACCGGGCCGGCGCCGGGGCCGCCGCCGCCGTGCGGCGTCGAGAAGGTCTTGTGGAGGTTGATGTGCATCACGTCGAAGCCGAGGTCGGCCGGCTTCACGAGGCCGACCAGCGCGTTCATGTTGGCGCCGTCCATGTAGACCTGCGCGCCCGCCCGATGCGCCATGGCCGTGACTTCGCGGATCTGGGGCTCGAAGAGGCCCAGCGTGTTCGGCACCGTGAGCATCACCGCCGCGGTGCGATCATCGAGCGCCTTGGACAGAGCATCGAGGCTCACCGTCCCGGCCTCGCTCGAAGGCACGGTGACGGTCTCGAATCCCACCAGCGTCGAGGTCGCCGGATTGGTGCCGTGAGCCGAGTCCGGGACCAGCACGAAGTGCCGCTTGTCCCCTTCCCCTCGCGCGCGATGCCAGGCGCGGATCAGCAAGAGGCCGGTCATCTCTCCTTGCGCGCCGGCTGCGGGTTGAGTCGTCACCGCGGCGAAACCGGTGATCTCGGCCAGCGCCTTCTGCAGCTCGTGGATGACGCGCAGCGCGCCCTGGCTGACGGCGTCGCTCGACAGCGGATGGGCGCGCGCGAAGCCGTGGGCGGCGGCGATCTCGTCGTTGATCTTCGGGTTGTGCTTCATGGTGCACGAGCCGAGCGGATAGAAGCCGCGGTCGATGTGGTGGTTCAGGATGGATAGCTCGATGAAGTGGCGCACCACCTCGGGCTCGCTCACCTGCGGCAGGTCGAGCGAGGCGCGCAGCCGCGCCCCTGGCAGCAGCTGCGCCAGCGGCCGGGTCGGCACGTCGCAGGCGGGCAGGCTCGGTCCGCGATGACCCGGTCCTCCCTGCTCGATCAGCAGCCGGCGCTCGAGGTTCATCTCGCCCCCGCCGCGCGCAAGGTCTCGGCCCAGCGTTCGAGATCGCCCGCGGTGCGCTGCTCGGTGACCGCGACCAGCAGCCAGCGTTTCCACTCGGGACGGAATTGACCCAGGTCGACGCCCGGCAGGACGCCACGCTCGATCCC contains these protein-coding regions:
- a CDS encoding glutamate mutase L; the protein is MEIRPESIRSILATDCGSTTTKAILIEKRGDHFRLVVRGEAPTTVEAPFEDVTRGVLNAVREVEELAGRRILDGDRIITPQQGDQGVDLYVTTSSAGGGLQMMVSGLVLQMTGESAQRAALGAGAIVMDVIALNDGRRPHEKIRRLRQLRPDMILLSGGTDGGDTKRVVEMAEILAAADPKARLGAGYELPVIYAGNRDAASMVQDTLGGRTALSVVPNLRPALERENLGPARDAIHELFMEHVMAHAPGYKKLMGMSPVPIMPTPGAVGIIIEKVAKRDRLSVVGVDIGGATTDVFSVFQEVFNRTVSANLGMSYSVSNVMAEAGIDNILRWVPFDVDELELRNRIKNKMIRPTTIPQTLEDLVIEQAISREALRLAFDQHKMLATGLKGVQTERTISDIMAQSQSGATLVNLLDLGLLVGSGGVLSHAPRRVQAAMMMIDAFLPEGLTQLAVDSIFMAPQLGVLSTVHEQAAAEVFERDCLIRLGAVLAPLGGGKQGHPCVTVEVASAGAPVNRRVPFGEMALLPLPAEGEARITAVPERGFDLGAGKGKSLEARIPGGVVGLIVDTRGRRPFALPGTPAERIAALRAWNQALGMYAREV
- the gcvPB gene encoding aminomethyl-transferring glycine dehydrogenase subunit GcvPB, which produces MNLERRLLIEQGGPGHRGPSLPACDVPTRPLAQLLPGARLRASLDLPQVSEPEVVRHFIELSILNHHIDRGFYPLGSCTMKHNPKINDEIAAAHGFARAHPLSSDAVSQGALRVIHELQKALAEITGFAAVTTQPAAGAQGEMTGLLLIRAWHRARGEGDKRHFVLVPDSAHGTNPATSTLVGFETVTVPSSEAGTVSLDALSKALDDRTAAVMLTVPNTLGLFEPQIREVTAMAHRAGAQVYMDGANMNALVGLVKPADLGFDVMHINLHKTFSTPHGGGGPGAGPVAVAKHLEPFLPTPVLHESDGMLRWIHDRPQTIGRIHSFHGNFGILVRALVYLSSLGPEGLRQVSRTAILNANYLMRRLQKSYELPYEQACMHEFVLSGRRLRAHGIKTLDVAKRLLDFGVHAPTVYFPLIVEEALMIEPTETETLDRLDHFAEAMERIAREAAENPDLLRDAPLTTPISRLDEGRAARELKLHWKAAKAAPSPAQAMTSRA